aagggagttgttatttaatgggtgtagagtttcagctctgcaagatgaaaaagttctggaggtctgTTTCACAGTGTGTACTGTGAATATTACTTACTagcactactgaactgtacacttagaaaggATTAATATCATAAACTTTACATCGTGTGTTTTTTGCCTCAATAAACAAGTGGGCAGATTTAGAAGAGCAGTGAACCTCACGTAATATGATAAAAAGGACTAAAATTCTATCTTGATAAAGCGCATATATTCCCTCTTTTACTAGTCTTGTCTGGTTCTCATGTTTCATATTCtccagtttcatttattttattctcactcTATATCCTATTCTACAGTTTGTTTCTTCATAATTCAGCCCCATCTGATGTTTCAGAAAACTCTCACTCCTAGATGGTGATCCATTTATTAATCTTAGTTTGCCCCTAACCCTACTATCTGAGTGTAAATTGTACtgagagaagaataagaaaatgaccATAAAAGGGAGATGAAATGTGTTGACATGTGAAAGTAGGGTAAGATATAATATGCATTCATACCTAGTTTCCCTTTGGAAAACTTTGGgggtaattaaataaatatatttccacaTACTGTCTCTCTCCATTTAGGAGTGAGGATACTTTCTTAATTGTATGTTCTGTTTCTTGCTGCAGGCACCTGTGAAACTTCTGTTCTTGCCTATATTTCCTAACAATTTAACCAATTTTAGAATATGAGAGCTTTTGCTGAGAGTTCCAATCATGATATGATCCCTTGAGTTGTGCTtatatcaccatcatcatcatcattatcatgaTTTCGCAAATGTGAAGAGTTGAATAACCAGGTAGTTCTGGTTTGTAATGTGAACAGTGCAACATAAATAATTAATACACTATCATCCCTAAtaatcacaatttatttttcattttcttagttctCATGATTTCAGCCACAGCTAAGTTGGATTAATGGATGGAAGGAATTATTCCGTTGTGTCTGAGTTTGTGTTTCTGGGACTCACACATTCATGGGAGATCCaacttctcctcctggtattcTCTTCTGTGCTCTATGTGGCAAGCATGACTGGGAATATCCTCATTGTGTTTTCTGTGACCACTGATCCTCATTTACATTCCCCCATGTACTTCCTACTGGCCAGTCTCTCCTTCATTGACTTGGGAGCCTGCTCCACGACTTCCCCCAAGATGATTTACGACCTTTTCAGAAAGCACAAAGTCATCTCCTTTGGAGGTTGCATTGCTCAGATCTTCTTCATCCATGTCATTGGTGGTGTGGAGATGGTGCTGCTCACAGCCATGGCCTTTGACAGATATGTTGCCATATGTAAGCCTCTCCACTACCTGACCATTATGAGCCCACAAATGTGCATTTTTGTTTCTGGCTGCTGCCTGGGCCCTTGGcattattcattcactttttcaaCTAGCATTTATTGTTAATTTACCCTTCTGTGGTCCTAATGTATTGGACAGCTTTTACTGTGACCTTCCTCGGCTCCTCAGACTGGCCTGTACAGATACCTACAGATTGCAGTTCATGGTCACTGTCAACAGTGGGTTCCTTTGTGTTGGCTCCTTCCTCATACTCCTCATCTCCTATGTCTTTATCCTGTTTACCGTTTGGAAGCATTCCTCAGGTGGTTCATCCAAAGCCCTCTCCACTTTGTCAGCTCACATCActgtggtaatttttttctttggtccAACCATGTTTGTCTATACATGGCCACACCCCAATTCACAGATGGACAAATTTCTTGCTATTTTTGATGCTGTTCTCACTCCTTTTCTGAATCCAGTCATCTACACACTCAGGAATAAAGAGATGAAGGTAGCAATGAAGAGGTTTTTCACACCGTTAGtgagttttagaaagatttcATAAATGATGTTATAAGATCTTTACCCTGACCATTATGTAGCCTGTATCtggaattttagaatcatcttctTTAGTGTATCAGCTATTGATCTGGGTGTTACCACACTCCTAAAGAGTGTTCCACTTCCCTAAGAAGAATGAAGATTTGGACAAAATCTTAATTCGAAACTTACGTTAATTCatataaatttgaatatatatgtgtTAATTATAGTTCTTTCTTTGTAGTTggtttctttatcttctttttctctcaagatTATCAGTTTATCATTGGCTTGCAATTTGTCCATATATGTTCTTATAATCTGCCTCTTGAGGTAACCAAGATGCTAATTATTCACTTTGTCATTGATAATCTTCACTTTTATTGATAATGgctaattttcttattccttttatgAGTTGGAAAACATCCATGCCTCATCCAAGTTCTTCAGGCATATTTTAAGCCATAAACTCTCATTTCATGATGAGGATAACATCATCAGCaggaaaattttatgtttagaTTCTTTTTCCAATAGTTAAAAACAATGTGATTTCAGAGCAGAGGAGTATGAATCTCTCCCTCTTCATTGTGTTCTGCCTTCTTGCCCCTATTTTTGCTATTCTTTCTCTTAGATAATTGTCTCATGATcactcagtattttttcttttcataataagaACCTCTCTtggaagaattttgaaaaccTTAATCTAACAACATCCACTGGTGTCCTTTTGttcacatacatatgtatgttcaTGAAGCAGTgatttattcttccatttatcTGTCGCCTAAAACTAATTTTTGCTtactatatacatagaatattgcTTACTCTTTATCTGGAATTGTTTCTAGGAATACATGGAAGCACCCCACAATGTGTGGCCTGAAAGAGTTATAATTGGAGAGAGATATGAATCAAATATTTGCAACACAACTTGTATAAGTTTTTGTAGTGATTTGTAAAAATATAGACTAAGATTTCCAGTTCTAGCTAAATGTCATAAACCCAGCACAGCCTATTTTTCCCATTAATTACACCTAACCAATCttgaaaatttagaggaaaactacctgaggcaagaaaaacaaagtaaggaAAAGTTGGCATATTGCAGAGGGGAAGCAAAACTTGAAGAAGCAACCCATAAGCGAGTGAGTTtcttagtttgtttgtttttctctcatggCTTTTACTTGTGAGCAGACTCCAGATGCAGGGCTATTGTTGCCATGATACAGGCTGAAAAAACTCTAAGAGAAAACCAAGCCTTCTGGCCAGGGAAGCGGGAAAAGTGGTCCTTTCAAGCTGGAAAGTGTGGGGGAATTACTTTTTATCCcctcctttctgtctttgcaTCATCCTACAGCAGCCCTATTGCAGAACTATAGCAGTGGAGCAGGAAGCTAAAACACTAGGAGATACTCCATCTTTTTGGACAAAGGAACTGAGAGAGGACCCCTGTGTTCTGAAGAATGTAGAGGAAATTCCCATaacttttttctgcctcttttttcttgCCACATTAGCCCAAGAACAAAACCTAGTTATGGAACTGCAGCTCAGAAGAATTCAGGCAGCTAAAACTCCAAGAGAAATTCCATATTTCTGGTCAGATGATGATAAAAAGGAGTCTTGCAAGTCAAAGAGTGTGTGAAGATTCTTGGAGATGAGAGTCCTGGAGGAAGAGACCCCCCTAAATCAGCATAGGCACCAGCACACATGCAGGGCTGGGTCCTGAGCTGTGCATGCTTGGGACAGATCCAAAGCAGCATAACAATCCCTTTGAATACTTATCTATGTTGTAAACTTCTACCAAAATCCCAGGCTAACCATGAGTGTGACATGAGGAGGGCAAGCTCAAAGCAGCAAAGTAAAGGCTTTGAAAGCAGAACTGACATTGGAACTACTGCCAGCAGAAGGTACAACCAAACTTATGGTCTGAACCTAACTTATTGCCTActaaaagaagcaatcagaaacaaaaaattctCCAGAGGATTTTAGTAT
The DNA window shown above is from Equus quagga isolate Etosha38 chromosome 2, UCLA_HA_Equagga_1.0, whole genome shotgun sequence and carries:
- the LOC124235921 gene encoding LOW QUALITY PROTEIN: olfactory receptor 4F3/4F16/4F29-like (The sequence of the model RefSeq protein was modified relative to this genomic sequence to represent the inferred CDS: deleted 1 base in 1 codon), yielding MDGRNYSVVSEFVFLGLTHSWEIQLLLLVFSSVLYVASMTGNILIVFSVTTDPHLHSPMYFLLASLSFIDLGACSTTSPKMIYDLFRKHKVISFGGCIAQIFFIHVIGGVEMVLLTAMAFDRYVAICKPLHYLTIMSPQMCIFVLAAAWALGIIHSLFQLAFIVNLPFCGPNVLDSFYCDLPRLLRLACTDTYRLQFMVTVNSGFLCVGSFLILLISYVFILFTVWKHSSGGSSKALSTLSAHITVVIFFFGPTMFVYTWPHPNSQMDKFLAIFDAVLTPFLNPVIYTLRNKEMKVAMKRFFTPLVSFRKIS